A part of Drosophila ananassae strain 14024-0371.13 chromosome 2R, ASM1763931v2, whole genome shotgun sequence genomic DNA contains:
- the LOC6506121 gene encoding signal peptidase complex subunit 2 has product MTKKDDKSQPPEELVKVNKWDGSAVKHALDDAVKTCLLGDRPQLKEQFGLVNTRLALCALAVGVAIMAHAWDFTHPFPQSRPVLMFSVLAYFALMGVLTLHSSFREKGTFAVAVQKDKERERIWEASSDMRKYDDKYLLTLSVRDVRSGNRREQTSNKSCAAFIDQNGIVLDNLVANEVNRLYNSLAAEKKDK; this is encoded by the exons ATGACCAAAAAAGACGATAAGTCGCAGCCGCCAGAGGAG CTGGTCAAAGTAAACAAGTGGGACGGATCGGCGGTTAAGCACGCCCTTGACGATGCTGTCAAGACCTGTTTGTTGGGCGATCGGCCTCAGTTGAAGGAACAATTCGGGCTGGTCAACACCCGATTAGCCCTGTGCGCCTTGGCAGTGGGCGTGGCTATTATGGCCCATGCTTGGGACTTCACCCATCCCTTTCCCCAGTCCAGACCAGTCCTTATGTTCAGCGTCCTGGCTTACTTCGCACTGATGGGTGTACTAACTCTGCATTCCAGTTTCCGTGAAAAGGGCACATTTGCCGTGGCCGTCCAGAAGGATAAGGAGCGCGAGCGCATTTGGGAGGCCAGTTCGGATATGCGCAAATACGATGACAAGTATTTGCTGACCCTCAGCGTGCGAGATGTACGAAGCGGCAACCGCCGTGAGCAGACCAGCAACAAATCTTGCGCCGCTTTCATTGATCAGAACGGCATCGTCCTGGATAACCTTGTGGCTAATGAGGTTAATCGCTTGTATAACTCCTTGGCTGCCGAGAAGAAAGACAAATAG
- the LOC6506120 gene encoding ubiquitin-like modifier-activating enzyme 5: MSHAIDELQAIIAELKVELEEQKTSNRQARSRIDRMSAEVVDSNPYSRLMALQRMNIVKEYERIRDKAVAVVGVGGVGSVTADMLTRCGIGKLILFDYDKVELANMNRLFFTPDQAGLSKVEAAARTLNFINPDVQIETHNYNITTVDNFDRFLATITESGKELGQPVDLVLSCVDNFEARMAINAACNERNLNWFESGVSENAVSGHIQFIRPGDTACFACAPPLVVAENIDEKTLKREGVCAASLPTTMGITAGFLVQNALKYLLNFGEVSDYLGYNALNDFFPRMTLKPNPQCDDRNCLLRQKEFQARPKPIEVKEDVSSSDEPLHATNEWGIELVADDEPVNCPEPAKSSAVVQGLKLAYEAPEKEKVEEENVATVSDETSLEDLMAQMKSM, translated from the exons ATGTCTCACGCAATAGACGAACTGCAGGCAATCATCGCCGAGTTAAAAGTTGAGCTCGAGGAGCAAAAGACTTCTAATCGGCAGGCACGCAGCCGAATCGATCGTATGTCCGCAGAGGTGGTGGACTCCAATCCCTATAGCCGACTCATGGCTCTTCAGCGGATGAATATTGTGAAGGAGTACGAACGCATTAGGGACAAGGCGGTAGCCGTCGTTGGCGTTGGAGGCGTGGGAAGCGTTACTGCCGATATGCTCACCCG CTGTGGCATCGGAAAACTAATTCTGTTCGACTACGACAAAGTGGAATTGGCGAATATGAACCGGCTGTTCTTCACACCCGACCAAGCGGGACTCTCAAAAGTGGAGGCCGCTGCGCGTACGCTGAATTTCATCAACCCGGACGTGCAGATTGAAACTCATAATTACAACATAACGACGGTGGACAATTTCGATCGCTTCTTGGCAACAATAACAGAGAGTGGAAAGGAACTTGGGCAACCTGTAGATCTCGTCCTAAGCTGTGTGGACAATTTTGAGGCCCGAATGGCGATCAATGCTGCCTGTAATGAGCGAAACCTAAATTGGTTCGAGTCGGGTGTTTCGGAGAATGCCGTTTCAGGACACATCCAATTTATTCGACCGGGAGACACAGCCTGTTTTGCCTGTGCTCCACCCTTGGTGGTGGCTGAAAATATTGATGAAAAGACCCTGAAAAGGGAAGGTGTGTGCGCCGCATCTTTGCCCACAACTATGGGCATCACAGCAGGTTTCCTGGTGCAAAATGCCTTGAAGTATTTACTGAACTTTGGCGAGGTCTCTGACTATCTGGGATACAATGCCCTAAACGACTTTTTCCCAAGGATGACACTGAAGCCAAACCCTCAATGCGATGATAGAAATTGTTTGCTACGACAAAAAGAGTTCCAGGCGCGGCCCAAGCCGATAGAGGTTAAGGAGGATGTCAGTTCCAGCGATGAGCCCCTGCACGCTACCAACGAATGGGGGATTGAGTTGGTGGCGGATGATGAACCCGTCAACTGTCCAGAGCCAGCGAAATCATCGGCCGTGGTTCAGGGCCTAAAACTCGCCTATGAGGCCCCAGAAAAAGAGAAGGTGGAGGAAGAAAATGTTGCAACTGTTTCGGACGAAACCAGCTTAGAGGATCTAATGGCGCAAATGAAGTCGAtgtga